The genomic stretch ATGTGAGGAAGCGGGCATACCGGGGGCATGGTCCTTGTAGACAGATTACTGAGCTTTGAATAATAGGATGACATCAAAGCGGCAACTGTGCCTGCTTCCAGCAAGCCGCGATAATACGGGGTCGATGTTGCGATCGGCGCAAGCGGTGGCGCGCGAATTGGGAAAGCTCAGCGAAGTTCTTGGGACAGAAGTTTGCCAACTCATGTTGTTTCCAATGCGCCCACAGGTATTCGACGGGATTGAGTTCGGGGACGTAGGCCGGGAGCCGTTCGAGCTGGATGGCGCCGTGGGTCGCGTCGACGTAATCGCGCACCAGATGGCTGCGGTGCGCCGGGAGTCCGTCCCAGATGATGAGCAACTTGCGCTTAAGTTGGGCGCGCAGTTGCTGGAGGAATGCGACGACCTGCGGTCCACGGATCGTGCCGGGGACCCGCTTGAAGTAAAAGGTCCAGCAGGTGAGCCCGGCGATGGCCGAGAGCTGATGCCAATTGAAGTGCAACTGCAACACCGGGGTCTCGCCGCGCGGGGCCCACGTACGCACCCGGTGGGGGCGCTCGCTGATCCCGCTCTCGTCGATAAACACTATGGTTCGCCCGCTTGCTTTGGCGTTTTTTTTAGCCTCGGCCAGCGGCTTCGCTGCCAGTGCTCAATGGCCGCCTCATCGCGCTCCAGCGCCCGGCCCACGGGTCGCTGGCAGGAAAATCCCAGCCGCGAAAGCACGTGCCAAACCCTGGACTCCGAGTACCGAATGCCAGTTTGCTCCCGGATCAGACGACCCACCCGTTTGAGCGTCCACAGATCCGTCCCGTACCCGGCGGTCAGCGCCCCGGCCTTAAGGCTTGCCATGAGCGCCGCGCGTTGCGCCGGATCGAATCTGACCGGGCGCCCGACCCGCGCAGCCTTGCGCAGCCCCGCCTGCCCTTGCGCTTCAAGCATGCCGGCCCAGCGCGAAACCGACTGGCGTGAGACACCCAGCTTGCGCGCCACCTGGGCCTGCGAGCGCCCTCGCCCCAGCATGCTCGCCGCCCGCCTGCGTCGTTTCTGCAACGCCTCGAAATCTCGTCTCTCGGCCATCACTGACTACCCTCGCGCAATCGAAGATGTCCAGAGCATGGGCAATGTCACTGTATTATTCAAATCTCAATAGTGCCCAGTTGCATATTTGC from Gammaproteobacteria bacterium encodes the following:
- a CDS encoding IS630 family transposase (programmed frameshift), which produces MAERRDFEALQKRRRRAASMLGRGRSQAQVARKLGVSRQSVSRWAGMLEAQGQAGLRKAARVGRPVRFDPAQRAALMASLKAGALTAGYGTDLWTLKRVGRLIREQTGIRYSESRVWHVLSRLGFSCQRPVGRALERDEAAIEHWQRSRWPRLKKNAKASGRTIVFIDESGISERPHRVRTWAPRGETPVLQLHFNWHQLSAIAGLTCWTFYFKRVPGTIRGPQVVAFLQQLRAQLKRKLLIIWDGLPAHRSHLVRDYVDATHGAIQLERLPAYVPELNPVEYLWAHWKQHELANFCPKNFAELSQFARHRLRRSQHRPRIIAACWKQAQLPL